The Brassica napus cultivar Da-Ae chromosome C7, Da-Ae, whole genome shotgun sequence genome has a segment encoding these proteins:
- the LOC125590391 gene encoding uncharacterized protein LOC125590391, with product MSTDSQIQENPHDLCGETDADSEDVGSGGKRHHMRSSKISGVYTPDQRVKKLFKSEEKVEYKPIAKTNRTQFKKFAKILRENPEQMWDIATGHSVCNHFFLEIAEPGKWMSDEHMHVIMNMLWRRRGIYLQKERMVILDQYFIKTIQSNWSAFSADNDKLQFEWGKNVAQYVTGKSKGQKMKLGLGRDVDTVYTPMNWGGDHWVGLCIKLTEGHVTVFDSYVPHTEIEVAEGHMCSVVQSLPYILEKYAGHKCYKVKEGLRIYSWSRAEGIYHNKRGGDCGPCAAKFIEMHAAGLTEEMSRITDKDVDRFREQYAMDCYEEFVGDAKVNNE from the exons ATGTCCACTGATAGCCAGATACAAGAGAACCCACATGATCTGTGTGGTGAAACGGATGCGGACTCTGAAGATGTGGGAAGTGGTGGTAAACGGCATCACATGAGATCCAGCAAGATTTCTGGAGTGTACACGCCTGACCAAAGGGTGAAAAAGTTGTTTAAGAGCGAGGAGAAGGTTGAGTATAAGCCCATTGCCAAAACGAATCGAACACAGTTTAAGAAGTTTGCCAAAATTTTGAGGGAAAACCCCGAGCA GATGTGGGATATCGCTACCGGTCACTCTGTGTGTAATCACTTCTTCCTTGAAATTGCTGAACCGGGGAAATGGATGTCTGACGAG CACATGCATGTGATTATGAACATGTTGTGGAGGCGTCGCGGGATTTATCTACAGAAGGAGAGGATGGTGATCTTGGATCAGTACTTTATAAAAACCATTCAGTCAAACTGGAGTGCCTTTAGCGCAGACAATGATAAGCTGCAGTTCGAATGGGGGAAAAACGTAGCACAGTATGTGACAGGAAAGAGCAAGGGGCAGAAAATGAAGTTGGGACTTGGCCGCGATGTCGACACCGTGTACACCCCGATGAATTGGGGTGGAGATCACTGGGTTGGTCTCTGCATTAAGCTGACTGAAGGTCATGTGACGGTATTTGATTCCTATGTTCCTCATACTGAGATCGAGGTTGCGGAAGGACATATGTGTTCGGTTGTACAGTCGTTGCcttatatattagaaaaatatgcgGGGCATAAATGCTATAAGGTGAAGGAAGGTCTTCGAATTTACTCTTGGAGCCGCGCAGAAGGCATTTATCACAACAAAAGGGGTGGCGACTGTGGGCCATGTGCTGCCAAGTTCATAGAGATGCATGCTGCCGGCTTAACGGAGGAAATGAGTCGGATTACCGACAAAGATGTTGACAGATTTCGAGAGCAGTATGCAATGGACTGCTATGAAGAATTCGTGGGCGATGCTAAAGTAAACAATGAGTAA